A single region of the Raphanus sativus cultivar WK10039 chromosome 1, ASM80110v3, whole genome shotgun sequence genome encodes:
- the LOC108815336 gene encoding methylthioribose kinase isoform X1: MSFEEFKPLNEKSLVEYIKATPSLSSRLGDKYDDLVIKEVGDGNLNFVFIVVGSTGSLVIKQALPYIRCIGESWPMTKERAYFEATTLRKHGGLSPDHVPQVYHFDRTMALIGMRYLEPPHIILRKGLVAGIQYPFLAEHMSDYMAKTLFFTSLLYHDTTEHRRAVTEFCGNVELCRLTEQVVFSDPYRVSTFNRWTSPYLDDDARAVREDSALKLEIAELKSMFCERAQALIHGDLHTGSVMVTQDSTQVIDPEFSFYGPMGFDIGAYLGNLILAFFAQDGHAAEGNDRKEYKQWILRTIEQTWNMFSKRFIALWDQNKDGHGEAYLADIYNNTEVMQLVQENYMKNLFHDSLGFGAAKMIRRIVGVAHVEDFESIKEDEERAVCERKALEFGKLLLKERRKFKCIGEVVSAIQQQS; this comes from the exons ATGTCGTTCGAGGAGTTCAAGCCACTGAACGAGAAATCTCTCGTAGAGTACATAAAGGCAACGCCTTCCCTCTCCTCCAGGCTCGGAGACAAGTACGATGATCTGGTGATCAAGGAAGTAGGAGATGGCAATCTCAACTTTGTCTTCATCGTTGTCGGATCCACTGGCTCACTCGTCATCAAACAG GCGCTTCCGTATATACGGTGTATTGGGGAGTCTTGGCCAATGACGAAAGAGAGAGCTTACTTCGAAGCAACAACTCTGAGAAAGCACGGAGGTTTGTCCCCTGATCATGTTCCTCAAGTCTACCATTTTGACAGAACCATGGCTTTGATCGGAATGAGGTATCTGGAGCCTCCTCACATCATCCTCCGCAAAGGACTCGTTGCTGGAATCCAGTACCCTTTCCTTGCAGAACACATGTCGGATTACATGGCCAAAACCCTCTTCTTCACTTCTCTCCTCTACCACGATACCACAGAGCACAGAAGAGCAG taaCCGAGTTTTGTGGTAATGTTGAGTTATGCCGGTTAACGGAGCAAGTAGTGTTCTCGGACCCATATAGAGTTTCTACGTTTAATCGTTGGACTTCACCTTATCTTGATGATGATGCTAGGGCTGTGCGTGAAGATAGTGCCTTGAAGCTCGAAATCGCAGAGCTTAAATCAAT GTTCTGTGAAAGAGCTCAAGCTCTGATACATGGTGATCTTCACACTGGTTCTGTAATGGTTACACAAGACTCAACTCAAGTTATAGATCCTGAGTTTTCTTTTTATGGACCAATGGGTTTCGACATTGGAGCTTATCTTGGTAACTTGATTCTTGCTTTCTTTGCACAAGATGGACACGCGGCTGAGGGAAATGATCGGAAg GAATACAAGCAGTGGATCTTGAGGACCATTGAGCAGACTTGGAATATGTTTAGCAAAAGGTTCATTGCGCTATGGGATCAAAACAAAGATGGTCATGGAGAAGCATACCTTGCCGATATCTATAACAATACCGAGGTTATGCAGCTTGTTCAAGAGAACTACATGAAGAATTTGTTTCATGACTCGCTCGGATTCGGCGCCGCAAAGATGATTAG GAGAATAGTGGGAGTGGCACATGTGGAAGACTTTGAATCgatcaaagaagatgaagaacgaGCGGTTTGCGAGAGAAAGGCGCTAGAGTTTGGGAAGCTGCTTCTCAAGGAAAGGAGAAAGTTCAAGTGTATTGGTGAAGTTGTTTCAGCTATTCAACAACAAAGCTGA
- the LOC108815336 gene encoding methylthioribose kinase isoform X2 → MSFEEFKPLNEKSLVEYIKATPSLSSRLGEKYEDLVIKEVGDGNLNFVFIVVGSTGSLVIKQALPYIRCIGESWPMTKERAYFEATTLRKHGGLSPDHVPQVYHFDRTMALIGMRYLEPPHIILRKGLVAGIQYPFLAEHMSDYMAKTLFFTSLLYHDTTEHRRAVTEFCGNVELCRLTEQVVFSDPYRVSTFNRWTSPYLDDDARAVREDSALKLEIAELKSMFCERAQALIHGDLHTGSVMVTQDSTQVIDPEFSFYGPMGFDIGAYLGNLILAFFAQDGHAAEGNDRKEYKQWILRTIEQTWNMFSKRFIALWDQNKDGHGEAYLADIYNNTEVMQLVQENYMKNLFHDSLGFGAAKMIRRIVGVAHVEDFESIKEDEERAVCERKALEFGKLLLKERRKFKCIGEVVSAIQQQS, encoded by the exons ATGTCGTTCGAGGAGTTCAAGCCATTGAACGAGAAATCTCTCGTAGAGTACATAAAGGCAACGCCTTCCCTCTCCTCCAGGCTCGGAGAAAAGTACGAGGATCTGGTGATCAAGGAAGTTGGAGATGGCAATCTCAACTTTGTCTTCATCGTTGTCGGATCCACTGGCTCACTCGTAATCAAACAG GCGCTTCCGTATATACGGTGTATTGGGGAGTCTTGGCCAATGACGAAAGAGAGAGCTTACTTCGAAGCAACAACTCTGAGAAAGCACGGAGGTTTGTCCCCTGATCATGTTCCTCAAGTCTACCATTTTGACAGAACCATGGCTTTGATCGGAATGAGGTATCTGGAGCCTCCTCACATCATCCTCCGCAAAGGACTCGTTGCTGGAATCCAGTACCCTTTCCTTGCAGAACACATGTCGGATTACATGGCCAAAACCCTCTTCTTCACTTCTCTCCTCTACCACGATACCACAGAGCACAGAAGAGCAG taaCCGAGTTTTGTGGTAATGTTGAGTTATGCCGGTTAACGGAGCAAGTAGTGTTCTCGGACCCATATAGAGTTTCTACGTTTAATCGTTGGACTTCACCTTATCTTGATGATGATGCTAGGGCTGTGCGTGAAGATAGTGCCTTGAAGCTCGAAATCGCAGAGCTTAAATCAAT GTTCTGTGAAAGAGCTCAAGCTCTGATACATGGTGATCTTCACACTGGTTCTGTAATGGTTACACAAGACTCAACTCAAGTTATAGATCCTGAGTTTTCTTTTTATGGACCAATGGGTTTCGACATTGGAGCTTATCTTGGTAACTTGATTCTTGCTTTCTTTGCACAAGATGGACACGCGGCTGAGGGAAATGATCGGAAg GAATACAAGCAGTGGATCTTGAGGACCATTGAGCAGACTTGGAATATGTTTAGCAAAAGGTTCATTGCGCTATGGGATCAAAACAAAGATGGTCATGGAGAAGCATACCTTGCCGATATCTATAACAATACCGAGGTTATGCAGCTTGTTCAAGAGAACTACATGAAGAATTTGTTTCATGACTCGCTCGGATTCGGCGCCGCAAAGATGATTAG GAGAATAGTGGGAGTGGCACATGTGGAAGACTTTGAATCgatcaaagaagatgaagaacgaGCGGTTTGCGAGAGAAAGGCGCTAGAGTTTGGGAAGCTGCTTCTCAAGGAAAGGAGAAAGTTCAAGTGTATTGGTGAAGTTGTTTCAGCTATTCAACAACAAAGCTGA
- the LOC108858835 gene encoding LOW QUALITY PROTEIN: transcription factor bHLH95 (The sequence of the model RefSeq protein was modified relative to this genomic sequence to represent the inferred CDS: deleted 2 bases in 1 codon) has protein sequence MSIQFNMTNAQELGQGFVWGISSSDDSGGGCRRIEKQLPLPQPTVLLENPILMDKKSAKGKKRTKRNGKNHAEDSPDHEIHIWTERERRKKMRDMFSKLHALLPQLPPKADKSTIVDEAVSSIKSLEQTLQKLQMKKLEKLQYSSASNTTTSPTTLLTPILNHSQILPVGAAPADCYSREAFLADQISSSVTNLPYPCNDPTAAFDIWSSRNVVLNICGNEAFFNICCPKDKSGVFTNVCYLFEKYNIEVVFANVSSNIYRSTYVIQAQVSPSYENQLLGDGFGVGDIFKQAANELALYFSSP, from the exons ATGAGCATCCAATTCAATATGACTAATGCTCAAGAGTTGGGTCAA GGGTTTGTGTGGGGCATATCCAGTTCTGATGATTCTGGAGGGGGTTGCAGAAGAATCGAGAAACAACTACCTCTACCGCAACCTACGGTTCTGTTAGAAAATCCGATCTTGATGGATAAGAAGAGtgcaaaaggaaagaaaaggacgaaaagaaatggaaaaaaTCATGCTGAAGACTCACCTGATCATGAAATACATATATGGACCGAGAGAGAAAGGAGGAAGAAAATGAGGGACATGTTCTCTAAACTACATGCTTTGCTTCCCCAGCTTCCTCCTAAG GCAGACAAATCAACAATTGTAGACGAAGCAGTGAGCTCCATCAAATCCCTTGAACAAACTTTGCAAAAGCTCCAAATGAAAAAGCTTGAGAAACTTCAATATTCTTCTGCTTCAAACACAACTACTTCTCCTACAACTCTGCTCACACCAATCTTAAACCATTCCCAAATCCTTCCCGTAGGTGCCGCCCCAGCAGATTGTTACTCTCGTGAAGCTTTCTTGGCCGATCAGATATCTTCTTCCGTCACAAACCTGCCTTACCCTTGTAATGACCCGACCGCTGCTTTCGATATTTGGTCCTCACGTAACGTCGTGCTGAATATCTGCGGGAATGAAGCTTTCTTCAATATTTGTTGCCCAAAAGACAAATCAGGAGTTTTCACTAATGTTTGTTACTTGTTTGAGAAGTACAACATTGAAGTCGTGTTTGCTAATGTCTCCTCTAATATTTATCGGAGCACCTACGTGATTCAAGCACAg GTAAGTCCGAGTTATGAGAATCAGTTACTGGGAGATGGATTTGGAGTTGGGGATATTTTCAAGCAAGCTGCTAATGAACTGGCCTTATATTTTTCATCTCCATGA